A single genomic interval of Chlamydia sp. harbors:
- a CDS encoding CDP-alcohol phosphatidyltransferase family protein, which yields MRQFCNLLSLSRVWLALLFCQEKIVTRLLVIFAAMVSDVLDGYLARRYNATSRLGSILDPAADKIFFLICIGVLFWEDSIGFTHLILVFSRDIFLVFFGFYLSWVRGWKGYDYRALSFGKIFTVIQFFILFGVTVGIQISPGWLAPLVVVGALYFLERVLDYRRHCLE from the coding sequence ATGAGACAGTTCTGTAATCTCCTTTCTTTGTCCCGGGTGTGGTTGGCTCTTCTTTTTTGTCAGGAGAAGATCGTAACGAGACTTTTGGTCATCTTTGCTGCGATGGTCAGTGATGTTCTGGATGGATACCTGGCTAGGCGCTACAATGCTACAAGTCGTCTAGGATCTATCCTTGACCCAGCTGCTGACAAAATCTTTTTTTTAATCTGTATAGGGGTTCTTTTTTGGGAGGATTCTATAGGATTTACCCATCTCATCTTGGTTTTTTCTAGGGATATTTTTTTAGTGTTTTTTGGTTTTTATCTCTCTTGGGTTAGAGGGTGGAAGGGGTACGACTACAGGGCATTGTCTTTTGGTAAAATTTTCACAGTTATTCAATTTTTTATTTTGTTTGGAGTGACCGTCGGGATTCAGATTTCCCCTGGTTGGTTGGCTCCTTTGGTTGTTGTTGGTGCTCTTTATTTTCTAGAGAGGGTTTTGGATTATAGACGGCACTGTTTAGAGTAG
- the npt2 gene encoding NTP/H+ exchange transporter Npt2: MSSEVRSFSKFRGYFFPIHRTEFSKFLPLFFLAFFVGFNYSLLKTTKDSLVVVGSRAGAEVIPFLKVWGIVPGAVIITIVYGWMSRRFSRSTVFCSFVGGFLGFFALFAAVIYPMGDSLHLNALAAKLQSVLPSGVRGFIVMIQYWSYSLYYVMSELWSSVVLSTLFWGIANHITSVREAGRFYALINTGLNLSSIVAGEISLWLGKHSIIVFPMAVDPWHEVLLNITLLVIVAGAAILYLHQRLHRLPEESLILGDGLAGEMSVAQLKKEKKQPKAKAKSLFALLIRSRYLMGIAIIVLSYNLVIHLFEVVWKDQVCQIYSSRVEFNSYMSRITTLTGIVSALTGVFAVGQSIRRWGWTVGAMITPLTMLITGGLFFGAIYAVKGDALILGGFLGISPVVLTAWLGGMQNVCSRAIKFTYFDQTKEMALIPLEDDEKDYGKAAIDGVISRVGKSGGSLVYQGLLIIFSSVAASLNAITIVLLLVLGTWIFVVAWLGREYTTKTSALAKEKVAKETALRKEQEEEVASSLAVETESREEVVTTL; the protein is encoded by the coding sequence ATGTCTTCCGAGGTGAGATCCTTTTCGAAGTTCAGGGGGTACTTTTTCCCCATTCACAGAACAGAATTTTCTAAATTTTTACCATTATTCTTTTTAGCTTTTTTCGTAGGTTTTAATTACTCTTTGCTGAAGACCACCAAAGATTCTCTTGTTGTGGTAGGGTCTAGAGCGGGAGCGGAAGTTATCCCTTTCTTAAAAGTTTGGGGTATTGTTCCCGGAGCTGTTATCATCACCATAGTTTATGGGTGGATGAGTCGGCGTTTCTCTAGAAGTACGGTTTTTTGTTCCTTTGTTGGAGGGTTCTTAGGTTTCTTTGCTTTGTTTGCTGCAGTGATTTATCCTATGGGGGATTCTTTACATTTGAATGCATTGGCAGCGAAACTTCAGTCTGTCCTACCGTCTGGTGTTCGTGGTTTCATAGTTATGATCCAATACTGGAGCTACAGTCTCTACTATGTGATGTCTGAGTTATGGAGTTCTGTAGTTTTATCTACCTTATTCTGGGGGATTGCAAACCATATTACGAGCGTTCGTGAAGCCGGTCGTTTTTACGCCTTGATTAACACAGGATTGAATCTTTCTTCGATTGTTGCGGGAGAGATTTCTTTGTGGTTGGGTAAACATTCTATCATCGTCTTCCCTATGGCGGTAGATCCTTGGCATGAAGTGTTGTTGAATATCACTCTGCTTGTTATAGTTGCTGGTGCAGCAATTCTTTATCTACATCAAAGATTACATCGCTTACCGGAAGAATCTTTGATTTTAGGCGATGGTTTGGCAGGGGAAATGTCTGTAGCCCAGCTCAAAAAAGAGAAGAAACAGCCTAAGGCAAAAGCAAAAAGTCTTTTTGCTCTTCTCATTCGTTCCCGTTACTTAATGGGGATTGCCATTATTGTTCTTTCTTATAACCTAGTCATTCACCTTTTTGAGGTTGTCTGGAAGGACCAAGTTTGCCAAATCTACTCTTCTCGAGTGGAGTTCAATTCTTATATGAGTAGGATCACGACTCTAACAGGCATTGTATCTGCGTTGACTGGAGTTTTTGCTGTAGGGCAGAGCATTCGTCGTTGGGGGTGGACCGTAGGAGCAATGATAACTCCGCTAACTATGTTGATAACGGGAGGTCTTTTCTTCGGTGCGATCTATGCTGTAAAGGGCGATGCTTTAATTCTAGGAGGCTTTCTTGGAATTTCTCCTGTAGTTTTGACAGCCTGGCTGGGAGGAATGCAAAATGTTTGCTCCAGAGCGATTAAGTTTACTTATTTTGATCAAACCAAAGAGATGGCACTTATTCCTTTGGAAGATGATGAGAAAGATTATGGGAAAGCTGCCATTGATGGGGTAATTTCTCGAGTTGGTAAGTCAGGGGGATCTCTGGTTTATCAAGGGTTACTAATTATCTTTTCATCTGTAGCAGCCAGCTTAAATGCGATTACCATCGTTTTGTTGTTGGTCTTAGGGACTTGGATTTTTGTAGTTGCTTGGCTGGGCAGGGAATATACAACTAAAACCTCTGCTCTTGCTAAAGAGAAAGTTGCTAAAGAAACTGCCTTAAGAAAAGAGCAAGAAGAGGAGGTTGCATCTTCCCTCGCGGTAGAGACAGAGTCTCGCGAAGAAGTTGTGACAACTTTGTAG
- a CDS encoding S49 family peptidase — protein MKNFFRFLLKGFLSACGLFAGVVGTAGFIVILFSLVLGGGDSVFWTNLPNSQGVVQELGKTAPIIAVIEISDAIVASSGSAKRLQSALQSLSEVPYKERVKGLLIKMDCPGGEVFEIDRMYATLAFWKQRLGIPIHVFVSGFCASGGYYVACVADKIGTTANALVGSIGVRSGPYFNVKEGLQRQGVETAIITAGEDKAPLNPFSRWTEEEYAERQAIVDAFYELFIDHVVQHRSNLTKERLIQVLGARVYIAKQALEEGLVDAINQTQERALEELAEICGVKEDYRVIGLSSGHFFKRFSSCLSNSPLVTGKVQFAISPEQAQKSFWYMG, from the coding sequence ATGAAGAATTTTTTTCGATTTTTATTAAAAGGTTTTTTATCTGCCTGCGGTTTATTCGCAGGGGTTGTGGGGACTGCGGGCTTCATTGTTATCTTGTTTTCTTTGGTTTTGGGGGGAGGAGACTCTGTTTTTTGGACAAATCTCCCTAATTCTCAAGGAGTCGTTCAAGAATTAGGAAAAACGGCCCCAATTATTGCTGTCATAGAGATTAGCGACGCTATTGTTGCTAGTTCTGGTTCTGCTAAACGCTTGCAGTCTGCTTTACAATCACTTAGTGAGGTTCCGTATAAGGAGCGAGTCAAGGGACTTTTAATCAAAATGGATTGTCCTGGAGGAGAGGTTTTTGAAATTGATCGAATGTATGCAACGCTTGCTTTTTGGAAGCAACGTTTAGGAATCCCCATACATGTCTTCGTATCTGGTTTTTGTGCTTCCGGAGGATATTACGTTGCCTGCGTAGCGGATAAGATTGGAACAACAGCAAATGCTCTTGTTGGCTCCATTGGTGTTCGGTCTGGACCGTATTTTAATGTTAAGGAAGGACTTCAACGACAAGGGGTGGAAACAGCGATCATTACTGCTGGTGAGGATAAGGCTCCTTTAAATCCATTTTCGAGATGGACTGAAGAAGAATATGCTGAACGTCAAGCTATAGTAGATGCCTTTTATGAGTTATTTATAGATCACGTTGTACAACATCGATCAAACCTGACTAAAGAGCGATTGATACAGGTACTGGGAGCTCGTGTGTACATTGCGAAGCAGGCCTTAGAAGAAGGGCTTGTTGATGCTATCAATCAGACCCAAGAACGTGCTTTGGAAGAGCTCGCCGAGATCTGTGGGGTCAAGGAAGATTACCGTGTTATTGGGTTGAGCTCGGGACATTTTTTTAAAAGGTTTTCCAGTTGTTTGAGTAATAGCCCGCTCGTAACAGGAAAAGTTCAATTTGCCATTTCTCCTGAGCAAGCACAGAAATCTTTTTGGTACATGGGGTAA